The following coding sequences lie in one Apium graveolens cultivar Ventura chromosome 1, ASM990537v1, whole genome shotgun sequence genomic window:
- the LOC141667618 gene encoding uncharacterized protein LOC141667618 — translation MNRYNSRNNSFAHNLSGTLGPREGEFYNVTNPMVQGYGERNFGSSKISEARSTFPSGQTVPQNGGISQRSTPFTRSFSPSRYQMEGEYDPRKLITMADIGDRCSSLKKDLVVKIRENEVEISQLRKHLAEYSVKEAEEERSTFVSSLSTVISECISKAPDDDAQSIVGNLKIIFKHLQEQLIITETKLKDSQYQMPPWRPDIKLTSYVQSPSHSSLNNGLGLVPQPSWIFKGESVVPSGPSKVRDWDILDNDQSNISGFTKTLETDVFTLSSR, via the exons ATGAATAGATATAATAGCAGAAATAACTCTTTTGCACACAATCTATCTGGTACATTAGGTCCAAGGGAAGGAGAATTTTACAACGTCACCAATCCCATGGTGCAAGGTTATGGAGAAAGGAACTTTGGGAGCAGCAAGATCAGTGAGGCACGAAGTACATTTCCTTCTGGCCAGACAGTACCGCAAAATGGTGGCATTTCTCAGCGTTCTACACCATTTACAAGATCATTTTCCCCTAGCAG GTATCAAATGGAAGGAGAGTATGATCCTCGTAAACTGATAACAATGGCTGATATAGGTGATCGTTGCAGCTCACTGAAGAAG GATTTAGTTGTTAAGATTCGGGAAAACGAAGTCGAGATTTCTCAGTTAAGGAAACATCTTGCTGAATATTCAGTGAAG GAAGCAGAGGAAGAAAGATCAACATTCGTATCCTCTTTATCTACCGTTATTTCTGAATGTATCTCAAAGGCGCCAGATGATGATGCTCAGTCTATTGTTGGTAATCTAAAG ATCATTTTTAAACATTTGCAGGAGCAACTAATTATTACAGAG ACAAAGCTAAAGGACTCTCAGTATCAAATGCCGCCATGGCGTCCTGATATAAAGTTGACAAGCTATGTTCAGTCACCATCACATTCATCTTTG AACAATGGGCTTGGCCTGGTACCTCAACCATCTTGGATATTTAAAGGAGAGTCCGTGGTACCATCTGGCCCATCAAAAGTTAGAGATTGGGATATTTTGGATAATGACCAAAGCAATATAAGTGGTTTTACCAAAACTTTAGAGACAGATGTATTCACTCTTTCAAGCAGATGA